Proteins encoded together in one Dermacentor variabilis isolate Ectoservices chromosome 2, ASM5094787v1, whole genome shotgun sequence window:
- the Tm1 gene encoding tropomyosin 1 isoform X3, with translation MEAIKKKMQAMKLEKDNAVDRAETAEGQSREAALRAEKAEEEVRSLQKKIQQIENELDQVQEQLSQANSKLEEKDKALQAAEAEVAAHNRRIQLLEEDLERSEERLKIATQKLEEASQAADESERIRKALENRTNMEDDRITLLENQLGQARLIAEESDKKYEEMARRIALLEADLERAEERASTGESKIVELEEELRVVGNNLKSLEVSEEKAQQREESYALQISTMTAKLKEAEARAEFAERSVQKLQKEVDRLEDELVQEKEKYKAISDELDQTFSELTGY, from the exons ATGGAGGCCATCAAGAAGAAGATGCAGGCGATGAAGCTGGAGAAGGATAATGCGGTCGACAGGGCAGAGACCGCGGAAGGGCAGTCCAGGGAGGCCGCTCTGCGCGCCGAGAAG GCTGAAGAAGAGGTGCGCAGCCTTCAGAAGAAGATCCAGCAGATCGAGAATGAGCTGGACCaggtgcaggagcagctgtcccaGGCCAACAGCAAGCTGGAGGAGAAGGACAAGGCTCTGCAGGCC gctgagGCTGAGGTTGCCGCCCACAACCGACGCATCCAGCTGCTGGAGGAGGACCTGGAACGCTCTGAGGAACGACTCAAGATTGCCACCCAGAAACTGGAAGAGGCCTCCCAGGCGGCTGACGAAAGCGAACG CATCCGCAAGGCACTGGAGAACCGCACCAACATGGAAGATGACCGGATCACACTGCTTGAGAACCAGCTGGGCCAGGCACGCCTCATAGCTGAGGAGTCTGACAAAAAATATGAAGAG ATGGCACGCCGCATCGCCCTTTTGGAGGCTGACCTGGAAAGGGCTGAGGAGAGGGCCTCCACGGGCGAGAG CAAAATTGTGGAACTTGAGGAGGAGCTGCGTGTCGTGGGCAACAACCTGAAGTCCCTGGAAGTGAGCGAAGAGAAG GCCCAGCAGCGTGAGGAGTCGTATGCGCTTCAGATCAGCACAATGACTGCCAAACTGAAGGAG GCCGAGGCCCGGGCTGAATTTGCCGAGAGGTCAGTGCAGAAGCTGCAGAAGGAAGTGGACAGACTGGAAG
- the Tm1 gene encoding tropomyosin 1 isoform X2 — MEAIKKKMQAMKLEKDNAVDRAETAEGQSREAALRAEKAEEEVRSLQKKIQQIENELDQVQEQLSQANSKLEEKDKALQAAEAEVAAHNRRIQLLEEDLERSEERLKIATQKLEEASQAADESERMRKMLEHRSITDEERMDGLEGQLKEARTMAEDADRKYDEVARKLAMVEADLERAEERAETGETKIVELEEELRVVGNNLKSLEVSEEKAQQREESYALQISTMTAKLKEAEARAEFAERSVQKLQKEVDRLEDELVQEKEKYKAISDELDQTFSELTGY, encoded by the exons ATGGAGGCCATCAAGAAGAAGATGCAGGCGATGAAGCTGGAGAAGGATAATGCGGTCGACAGGGCAGAGACCGCGGAAGGGCAGTCCAGGGAGGCCGCTCTGCGCGCCGAGAAG GCTGAAGAAGAGGTGCGCAGCCTTCAGAAGAAGATCCAGCAGATCGAGAATGAGCTGGACCaggtgcaggagcagctgtcccaGGCCAACAGCAAGCTGGAGGAGAAGGACAAGGCTCTGCAGGCC gctgagGCTGAGGTTGCCGCCCACAACCGACGCATCCAGCTGCTGGAGGAGGACCTGGAACGCTCTGAGGAACGACTCAAGATTGCCACCCAGAAACTGGAAGAGGCCTCCCAGGCGGCTGACGAAAGCGAACG CATGCGCAAAATGCTGGAGCACAGGAGCATCACAGACGAAGAGCGCATGGACGGTCTCGAGGGGCAGCTCAAGGAAGCGCGCACGATGGCTGAGGATGCTGACAGGAAATACGATGAG GTGGCCCGCAAGTTGGCCATGGTTGAGGCCGACCTCGAACGCGCTGAAGAGCGTGCAGAGACTGGTGAGAC CAAAATTGTGGAACTTGAGGAGGAGCTGCGTGTCGTGGGCAACAACCTGAAGTCCCTGGAAGTGAGCGAAGAGAAG GCCCAGCAGCGTGAGGAGTCGTATGCGCTTCAGATCAGCACAATGACTGCCAAACTGAAGGAG GCCGAGGCCCGGGCTGAATTTGCCGAGAGGTCAGTGCAGAAGCTGCAGAAGGAAGTGGACAGACTGGAAG
- the Tm1 gene encoding tropomyosin 1 isoform X1, with amino-acid sequence MEAIKKKMQAMKLEKDNAVDRAETAEGQSREAALRAEKAEEEVRSLQKKIQQIENELDQVQEQLSQANSKLEEKDKALQAAEAEVAAHNRRIQLLEEDLERSEERLKIATQKLEEASQAADESERIRKALENRTNMEDDRITLLENQLGQARLIAEESDKKYEEMARRIALLEADLERAEERASTGESKIVELEEELRVVGNNLKSLEVSEEKALQKEETYEMQIRQMTNRLQEAEARAEFAERSVQKLQKEVDRLEDELVQEKEKYKAISDELDQTFSELTGY; translated from the exons ATGGAGGCCATCAAGAAGAAGATGCAGGCGATGAAGCTGGAGAAGGATAATGCGGTCGACAGGGCAGAGACCGCGGAAGGGCAGTCCAGGGAGGCCGCTCTGCGCGCCGAGAAG GCTGAAGAAGAGGTGCGCAGCCTTCAGAAGAAGATCCAGCAGATCGAGAATGAGCTGGACCaggtgcaggagcagctgtcccaGGCCAACAGCAAGCTGGAGGAGAAGGACAAGGCTCTGCAGGCC gctgagGCTGAGGTTGCCGCCCACAACCGACGCATCCAGCTGCTGGAGGAGGACCTGGAACGCTCTGAGGAACGACTCAAGATTGCCACCCAGAAACTGGAAGAGGCCTCCCAGGCGGCTGACGAAAGCGAACG CATCCGCAAGGCACTGGAGAACCGCACCAACATGGAAGATGACCGGATCACACTGCTTGAGAACCAGCTGGGCCAGGCACGCCTCATAGCTGAGGAGTCTGACAAAAAATATGAAGAG ATGGCACGCCGCATCGCCCTTTTGGAGGCTGACCTGGAAAGGGCTGAGGAGAGGGCCTCCACGGGCGAGAG CAAAATTGTGGAACTTGAGGAGGAGCTGCGTGTCGTGGGCAACAACCTGAAGTCCCTGGAAGTGAGCGAAGAGAAG GCCCTGCAAAAGGAGGAGACGTACGAGATGCAAATCCGGCAGATGACCAATAGGCTGCAAGAG GCCGAGGCCCGGGCTGAATTTGCCGAGAGGTCAGTGCAGAAGCTGCAGAAGGAAGTGGACAGACTGGAAG
- the Tm1 gene encoding tropomyosin 1 isoform X6 — MEAIKKKMQAMKLEKDNAVDRAETAEGQSREAALRAEKAEEEVRSLQKKIQQIENELDQVQEQLSQANSKLEEKDKALQAAEAEVAAHNRRIQLLEEDLERSEERLKIATQKLEEASQAADESERMRKMLEHRSITDEERMDGLEGQLKEARTMAEDADRKYDEVARKLAMVEADLERAEERAETGETKIVELEEELRVVGNNLKSLEVSEEKALQKEETYEMQIRQMTNRLQEAEARAEFAERSVQKLQKEVDRLEDELVQEKEKYKAISDELDQTFSELTGY; from the exons ATGGAGGCCATCAAGAAGAAGATGCAGGCGATGAAGCTGGAGAAGGATAATGCGGTCGACAGGGCAGAGACCGCGGAAGGGCAGTCCAGGGAGGCCGCTCTGCGCGCCGAGAAG GCTGAAGAAGAGGTGCGCAGCCTTCAGAAGAAGATCCAGCAGATCGAGAATGAGCTGGACCaggtgcaggagcagctgtcccaGGCCAACAGCAAGCTGGAGGAGAAGGACAAGGCTCTGCAGGCC gctgagGCTGAGGTTGCCGCCCACAACCGACGCATCCAGCTGCTGGAGGAGGACCTGGAACGCTCTGAGGAACGACTCAAGATTGCCACCCAGAAACTGGAAGAGGCCTCCCAGGCGGCTGACGAAAGCGAACG CATGCGCAAAATGCTGGAGCACAGGAGCATCACAGACGAAGAGCGCATGGACGGTCTCGAGGGGCAGCTCAAGGAAGCGCGCACGATGGCTGAGGATGCTGACAGGAAATACGATGAG GTGGCCCGCAAGTTGGCCATGGTTGAGGCCGACCTCGAACGCGCTGAAGAGCGTGCAGAGACTGGTGAGAC CAAAATTGTGGAACTTGAGGAGGAGCTGCGTGTCGTGGGCAACAACCTGAAGTCCCTGGAAGTGAGCGAAGAGAAG GCCCTGCAAAAGGAGGAGACGTACGAGATGCAAATCCGGCAGATGACCAATAGGCTGCAAGAG GCCGAGGCCCGGGCTGAATTTGCCGAGAGGTCAGTGCAGAAGCTGCAGAAGGAAGTGGACAGACTGGAAG